The DNA sequence TTGGCACATTAAAGATATTCTTTTGCTTTCTTCTTTAAAATAAGAGTTCACTTGGACTTATTTTAaccacaaaatgttttttattttagactGGATAGAGATGAAACCACAAAGACACAAACTTAATGAAGCAGAAAAGGAATGTCACAACTTCACaactcaaagaacaaaagataataAGCCGCACatctgctctcagtgtggaaagagttttcaATATAAAGCAAACCTTAATAGACACATAAGAGTTCACCCTGGAGAAAAACCgtatacatgcactcagtgtggaaaaagtttcagagaaaaaggaaaccttaatgcacacatgagaattcacactggagtgaaaccatttaactgtgatcagtgtggtaaacattttcattcatctaaacatttaaaacaacacctgaaagttcattcagatgagaagccttatgtgtgttccttctgtggaaagagtttttcacgtCTGGATCATTGTAAACATCACCAGAAAACACATGATGAAGtgaaagatcatgtgtgttgtgactgtgggaagagctttactacaGCTGACAATATGAAACAACAtcaaagaattcatactggagaaaaaccttacaagtgctcatattgtgacaagagtttcactcaCTCTGGAAACCTGAAAATACATGagcgagttcatactggagagaagccgtaccactgtactcagtgtgagaagagtttcATAAGTGCCAAAGGTCTCAGTTATCATCTGTacattcacactggagaaaaaccatttaattgtGATCATTGtgataaaaagtttaaaacatcATTATATCTAAAACTACACATGATagttcattcagatgagagGCCGCACTTGTGTCCtttctgtggaaagagtttttcacggCTGATCACTTGTAAACAgcaccagaaaacacatgatgaagtgagagatcatgtgtgttgtgactgtgggaagagctttattACAGCTGGCAATCTGAAACAgcaccaaagaattcatactggagaaaaaccttacaagtgctcatattgtgacaagagtttcactGTGTCTGGACAACTGAAATCACACGagcgagttcatactggagagaagccgtaccactgtactcagtgtgggaagagtttcaaaGATGGAACGGGTTTCAAAAATCATCTCCGCCGTCACTCTGGAGAAAAgccatttaactgtgatcagtgtggtagAAAGTTCATTACATCTTCACATCTAAAAAAACACCTGAGTGTTCATACAGATGAGAAGCCTCATTCGtgttctttgtgtggaaagagtttttcaaggCTGGATCAATGTAAAAAgcaccagaaaacacataatgaagtgaaagatcatgtgtgttgtgactgtgggaagagctttaatAGAGTTGACCATCTGAAACAGCAtcaaagaattcatactggagaaagaccttacaagtgctcatattgtgacaagagtttTACTTATTCTGGACAACGGAAATCACATGAGCGACTTCATACTGGAAAGAAGCCGCAGAGAGAGTTTCACCCAGTCAAATACTCTAGTGAttcatagtaaaaaaaaaaaacattgttacacTGAACAAATCTTATCTCTACAAATCTTGTGGCATttctatacatttatttttactgaaTCTCACATTATTTATCTGAAAGCACTAGATCTGAGgatgtttttttcagttttgttgaACAGAATATGTATTCAGTCACTTAAATTTATGAATTTGAATTCTTTGTTTGAAACCCCCTATGTAAAATTAGAGAAATAAATGTAACACAAACCTACAATCAGTCATTTGTCATTAGTGTATGCGAAATTATTAGTATTCAAATTGATCCTTTTCATTAgtgtcttttatttatttattttaataattattccTTTGTATGAGTCTTATTAATCTCTTCTTTATGAATTCTGTAGTCATCATAGCTgtgcattcatttaaaaatcattaatcattatattGCTATTACACCATTTATGAAATAATGGATAAATCTGTTTGACCTTTTCTTATTCGACCAAAACAAAAGTTCAGGAGGATGTAAGTTTCCTGCATTTATATTCTTTGCCCTTattttctgcttcttctcttcttcATCTGCTTGTATTCTGCAAATATCTCACTTCTTTTGGGTCCTTCTTTCTCTTATACTCTGATCTTCACAATCTTCATCTAGATACAATATTTCGGAATTTATTATAAACTATAGAATAAGATCgatcttatttattttgtttaaacttatattttgctattataattttcatgtttacttctttcatttgtttttataattttacatttttacttaataaattAGTTATTGATATCTGACATAATCAGTCATTATGAAACTCTTCAATTTGAGTTAATTTTAGGTTCTTTGATTTTGTTCGTTTATAAGCAGACACGTTTctaacaaaaaagaaatttccactttgtgttattttatgtgttagtCCATATTTaagacaataaaaacattaacaacatgCATGTGAGATAAACTAGATGGGTGTGATGATGCTTTATATACattaatgatattaaattaAAGAGACGGGTAATAAATATGGAACTTTTTAGTAAGTACTGGGCACACAATTAAGATAAAGTGGTTAGATTATGTATTGATTTAGTAAGCTAGCTAGTTTCGTCTTTACACATCCTCATGTTCTGTATTACCAAGAATATCcagtacattattaaaaataaaggttctttattggcattgatggttccatgaagaacctttaacatccatggaaacttcTTATAGtgaaatgttcttcacactaagggAAAAactggttcttttaagaactctTCACGGTTCTCTGGAAAACTAAGAATGGTTATTCTatcactattaaaaataaaggattGATTGCAATGCTCCTTGTGTAAGTCGCATAAAgcgtaaaaatgtaaatatttcactgacatttctttctttatgtATGATTACTGTGAGTAGGCTAATGTGTTAGTTAGCATTTTAGTCAAATGTTTTACCTACcttaaaaaagatttaaatattgtatttctTTAGTAATGAATTCATGATGTTCTTGACTACTActtttactttcatcagagtcATTAACAAATTAACAGCGTAGGCTTAATCAAAGCAACATAAATCGTGTGTCTATTTAATTTGATCTTTCATGCTCTAATGTTACCATCTCATATGACTGACAATCGCTATTCAAACTTGTGATGGTTTCAGGAATCTCAGAATCATTCAGCGCCTCCTGGAGGAAGACGAGCGAATAACACATGCGACACCCGCAGACGCGGTACggtgtgttgccaagtccgcggttttcccgcgaaattgggctacttttacactgtcgCCGCGggttatttttcatgtctgcgggTTGAAACGAACCcgaataacatgatatttagtcCCTGAATAGCGAAtcttaccaggggaaccccgccaaaacACGACCCTCTGGAACTTGATGTTTACCGGAGGACgcattgggctagttttgagtagcaattggagggttttgttgtgaaaacctggcaaccctggcggTACGGTAGATGTTCACGACAAAAGGAGCACGTTTACGGCTGTATCACGGCGGAGTGTTGTGtgagttttgttttgatttctaATTATACTGTGCGGACGAATAGAATATCTGGCAAGAcatcagtttttaaaaataagaagaTATGTGGTATGTCTGATAATTGTTTGGttttaaaattcagttttttatataaaagttGATTGTTGCCCTATTGTTCAATGGAATCAAACATGTATTTGCCGTTTTTTGCcagttttcttttatttttatattctttcTGTCCAGCTTGttcttgatgttttttttaatatatatatatatatatatatatatatatatatatatattattattattattatataaaaaatgatatatgtatatatgactaggaactatgaTTAGGAAATATTGACTatgtaaatagaaaataaatacaagcaaaaagaatcactaaaacagaaatattataacttatgttgtatGTTTTGGTCAAAAGATCACACTGCGATCACACAGTGAAAACATTGTCATGATTTTACTGTTTACTGCCAAACAACATTAAGATAAAGCATCAGGCAGTTGATTAGATCTGTAAATAATAGGAGCAGTGAAATTAcagaattaaaaatgaaaaatgcaatGGACTAAATGATCATAATAgttgtctttttattatttcaacatCAGAATGACAGAATTAAATGTATCTATTCAAAGAGATACACATACAAATCTCTGTTGCTCATGATTTGattttcaatacatttttttttttttttttaagtagatATAATGGAGGTGAAAGAGGAAAGTGAAGAACTGAATGTAGTGGAGAAGTGTGAGAAACCTCAGAGTCTTTCAGCTGGAGGAGAATCTCTTAATCGCTCAAGAACTGAAGAGAATGTCTCAGGAAACAGATCTCGAAGAACAAAAGCCAAAAAGTCTTTCGCATGCCATCATTGTGAAAAgagttttgaagtaaaaaaaggCCTTAATAGTCATATAAGATCTCACCCTGTAGAAACACTTTTCACTTGCCCGCAGTGTGGAAGGAGTTTTACACATAGAAACAGACTTAAGAGACACTtgagagttcatactggagagaaaccgtacacctgtcctcagtgtggaaagagtttcatacAAAAAGTACACCTCATCAGGCACataagagttcacactggagagaagccatatTCATGccctcaatgtggaaagagtttcgcTGCCGCATCGGCTCTCAGAGTTCATCTGCgcattcatactggagaaagaccatttaactgtgatcagtgtggcaaaaagtttatttcatcATCACATCTGAAATGCCACATGAACATTCATGCAGATAAGAGGCCTCATGTGTGTTCGtattgtggaaagagtttttcatggGTCGAATCGTTTAGACGGCATGAGAAAATGCATACCGGTGAGAAAGACCATGTGTGTTTGGAGTGTGGAAAGACTTTTGCGACAGCTTCCCAATTAAAAAGGCACTTAAGAgttcatacaggagagaagccgtacTACTGTACTCTGTGTGGAGAGAGTTTCACCCGAGCAAGTTGGGTAGGGGTTCATATGAAAAACCATTGTCCAAAGATGTCACAGTGATTGAagttaaataagtaaaataattcTGTTctgttgtaatttttttgtcaaCCAAAGCAATGTCGAATGAAATGTAAAGATGAGTATATCACATCTTACAGGATTAAGATTTGAAATGTGTACTATGGCAACTACATATAACGCCTTTAgaccaaaatgtacacaaatgtaacaaaaacaaaacaaaataataaatataagaaTATAGCTAATGTCCCCCCCTAAAACAACAATCAGCCATTTGTATGCATGAAAAGATATCAATTTAATTTAGAGAGATAAGATATCAATAactttaatttagattttttatttttttttattttgtgctacTGTTATGTGAAACTCCTTTATGTAAAATGACATCTATTGCAATATAAATATTCTCtgcattaaatgcattaaatattctCTGCAATATAAAAAGTCATCTGTTTTCTCTGACACAATAAAATGAACGTTTCACTGACAATCTGGAAGCTGTGTGAGTCCTTTATAGCATTTAACTTGTTCATATACGaaggcattaaagggttagttcaccgaaaaatgaaaataatgtcatttactactcatgtcgttccacacccgtaagaccttcgttcatcttcggaacacaaattaagatatttttgatgaaatccaatggcccagtgaggcctctattgagagcaatgtcactgaacctctcaagatccagaaaggttctcaaaacatatttaaaacagttcatgtgagtacagtggttcaaccttaatgttatgaagcgacgagaatactttttgtgcgccaaaaaaactcaaaatacttttcaacaatatctagtgacggccgatttcaaaacactgcttcatgaagcttcgaagcttgacgaatattttgtttcagagcgctaaagtcatgtgatttctgtaaacaagcttcgttacgtcataagtgtttcagaATTTCAATAGCtcaagtgactttggcagtttgatacacgatccgaactactgattcgaaacaaaagatttgtaaagtttcgaagcttcatgaagcagtgttttgaaattgcccatcactagatattgttgaaaagtcgttattttggcgcacaaaaagtattctcgtcactttataacattaaggttgaaccactgtagtcacatgaactgttttaaatatgtttttagtacctttctggatcttgagaggttcagtgacattgctggcaatgcaggccccactgagccatcggatttcatccaaaatatcttaatttgtgttccgaagatgaacaaaggtcttaagggtgtggaacgacatgagggtgagtaataaattacaatattttcatttttgggtgaactaaccctttaaaagattttaaaatcaatttaaggatGATAATCCTGACGTTTGTCTCGTAAAATGTGCTTAATGTGAAAATTTACAGAAGATCTCAGACATCACCCTAACGAATGAGGTGAAAGCGTAAGTGATCATAGGATtgaatgttaaagggatagttcacccaaaaatgaaaattgtgtcatcatttactcccagtcaagttgttccaaacttgtataaatttctttgttctgctgaacacaaaggaagacatttgaaagaaagtttgtaaccaagcagatctcacccccaaATTAACtaccataatattttttttccttactaTAGTAGTCAATGTGGCGCAATATCAGCTTGaatacaaacattcttccaaatatcttcctttgtgtacagcagaacaaagaaatttatataggtttggaagggggagtaaatgatgacacaattttcatttttgggtgaactatccctttaaagtcggcatgaaactgaagttgcaatagtcttctGTTTTgatgtatttccaagtgaaacggcttgtaaaacatgaataaatgtaGAGCAGGACCTGATTTTGTCCGTAGGGAACTGGGCTGTAGTGGTTCTTGATTGTCATTAAAGGAAGGttaggcaatgtttttcataaacacttttgtGTTATACATAACCACAAACGAGAACCAACAAAGActgagggagaacacagggAATATATACAGAGGAGCAAACGAGACTAAtcaacaagacacacctgaactaaGGACACTAATCAATCTGTAACCAAGGAGACAAACAAGTGGCGGGAAACagagaacaaaggaacatgtgacaCAGAAACATAAACACAGAACATTATGTCAGCGAATAAATACATAGATCGGCATTTAACGTTTGTGTCCTAATTGTCTGGTGGTTGAATTTCTGTTAAGCATGTTGATTTTGAAGACGttgaaatcaataatattgagaaaatttgTGCGATCTCGAATATAAGCCAGATGCTAAATGTACTGGGGAAATTAGCTCTGACGAGGACAGTGATAATACATGTGCTCAAAATGAACCCTTCAAAGCTCCAAAAGGTACcgaaatatgctttattttattcttctgtaacTGTACTCTAATATCAGgagagttttatattattgcaGAAGTAGTAGAAGTACCTGTACACAGAAAGATTGCAAGAAAAGCTTGTAACTAAACATTACTTAAGGCTATTATCTATTCATCAATTTATTGATATAGGAACTGTTTTCATGGCAAGTAAGCTTCAGTCATAATGCTTCCTCCATTGCAAGCCTCTGCACCCCTCTAATGCTGCCCTACTTGCGGGTGACTTTCGCCTTCTTTGACCTGACATCACgtcattaataaacatttagaaCAGGAGTGTCTAAACTCGGTCCTGtcatgcagagtttagctccaaccccaattaaacacacctgaagcagctaatcaaggGCTAATTAGGAATACTAGAAACTTTCAGGCAGGtatgttgaggcaagttggagctaaactctgcaggacagtggccctccaggaccgagcttggacacccctgatttaaATCATCGATTTTCAAAAATTGTAAATTGATTTAAATCAGCGGAAGAAATAATCGTGATTCATATGTGAAtcgatttttttcccccaccccTACTGTGAATGTACAATACTTTGTGTTATTAGTTTattctgattgtgtttgtctacaattttaatataaattaaagctgcaagcagcgatgaaagggccctcgcacccgggctcaccgccacccgttggccttaggaaaacagtgaacagtgggcgacatgcatgtaagcgagaaAATACAGGcgaattatggcaaagtcatttcaaagtgccacacttcctgctgccaacaggtggtgctttgactgtaactgaatattgccatgttgatgtcttcagaccaggactattatcaaacatgtgaagtttggagcagatcggacactgtatgcctgagttacaacaacttcctgtttcatggcgaaacatcgaattttgaattttgtcaggcGAAAACTTTgtcttcagcgaaaactcaagatcttctcaatttaacatcgctaaggccttaagattagacagaCCGTATATGATGtggtctaccgaatttcatacctgtacgtgaaatgtagcgcgaattgaaattttgtaggtggcgctatcgagccattttgcaacacctaattctgaaacccatatcagatgtaaattttcaccccttctgacgcgtgtgcaaagtttcatgagttttcgagtatgtttaggccctcaaaaatgcgattcatttcggagaagaagaattgaccgtgcaattccaatagggtcgtcacaccatcggtgctcgggccctaattaagATAAGAACACATTTGATAAGGATTCAATGCAGAAGTATAGATTCTCAAAGGGTTCACTAGTGGATATGACAAATTAATTCTACACGATTTAATTGGTTAGACAACACAGTTTCATCGCTGCCTGTCTATCTAATCCAAACACAGCGTAGAGCGgctgagtgaatgtggtctggactctgtggatg is a window from the Ctenopharyngodon idella isolate HZGC_01 chromosome 15, HZGC01, whole genome shotgun sequence genome containing:
- the LOC127495720 gene encoding zinc finger protein 420-like isoform X1, whose amino-acid sequence is MCRTIVKMDFIKEEIEDMSYPEPSRIKQEDTEEQIDWIEMKPQRHKLNEAEKECHNFTTQRTKDNKPHICSQCGKSFQYKANLNRHIRVHPGEKPYTCTQCGKSFREKGNLNAHMRIHTGVKPFNCDQCGKHFHSSKHLKQHLKVHSDEKPYVCSFCGKSFSRLDHCKHHQKTHDEVKDHVCCDCGKSFTTADNMKQHQRIHTGEKPYKCSYCDKSFTHSGNLKIHERVHTGEKPYHCTQCEKSFISAKGLSYHLYIHTGEKPFNCDHCDKKFKTSLYLKLHMIVHSDERPHLCPFCGKSFSRLITCKQHQKTHDEVRDHVCCDCGKSFITAGNLKQHQRIHTGEKPYKCSYCDKSFTVSGQLKSHERVHTGEKPYHCTQCGKSFKDGTGFKNHLRRHSGEKPFNCDQCGRKFITSSHLKKHLSVHTDEKPHSCSLCGKSFSRLDQCKKHQKTHNEVKDHVCCDCGKSFNRVDHLKQHQRIHTGERPYKCSYCDKSFTYSGQRKSHERLHTGKKPQREFHPVKYSSDS
- the LOC127495720 gene encoding zinc finger protein 420-like isoform X2, with the protein product MCHTIVKMEFVKEETEDMSDPEPSRIKHEDTEEQIDWIEMKPQRHKLNEAEKECHNFTTQRTKDNKPHICSQCGKSFQYKANLNRHIRVHPGEKPYTCTQCGKSFREKGNLNAHMRIHTGVKPFNCDQCGKHFHSSKHLKQHLKVHSDEKPYVCSFCGKSFSRLDHCKHHQKTHDEVKDHVCCDCGKSFTTADNMKQHQRIHTGEKPYKCSYCDKSFTHSGNLKIHERVHTGEKPYHCTQCEKSFISAKGLSYHLYIHTGEKPFNCDHCDKKFKTSLYLKLHMIVHSDERPHLCPFCGKSFSRLITCKQHQKTHDEVRDHVCCDCGKSFITAGNLKQHQRIHTGEKPYKCSYCDKSFTVSGQLKSHERVHTGEKPYHCTQCGKSFKDGTGFKNHLRRHSGEKPFNCDQCGRKFITSSHLKKHLSVHTDEKPHSCSLCGKSFSRLDQCKKHQKTHNEVKDHVCCDCGKSFNRVDHLKQHQRIHTGERPYKCSYCDKSFTYSGQRKSHERLHTGKKPQREFHPVKYSSDS
- the LOC127495762 gene encoding gastrula zinc finger protein XlCGF8.2DB-like isoform X3 — translated: MFTTKGARLRLYHGGVLYIMEVKEESEELNVVEKCEKPQSLSAGGESLNRSRTEENVSGNRSRRTKAKKSFACHHCEKSFEVKKGLNSHIRSHPVETLFTCPQCGRSFTHRNRLKRHLRVHTGEKPYTCPQCGKSFIQKVHLIRHIRVHTGEKPYSCPQCGKSFAAASALRVHLRIHTGERPFNCDQCGKKFISSSHLKCHMNIHADKRPHVCSYCGKSFSWVESFRRHEKMHTGEKDHVCLECGKTFATASQLKRHLRVHTGEKPYYCTLCGESFTRASWVGVHMKNHCPKMSQ
- the LOC127495762 gene encoding gastrula zinc finger protein XlCGF8.2DB-like isoform X1 encodes the protein MFTTKGARLRLYHGGVLLDIMEVKEESEELNVVEKCEKPQSLSAGGESLNRSRTEENVSGNRSRRTKAKKSFACHHCEKSFEVKKGLNSHIRSHPVETLFTCPQCGRSFTHRNRLKRHLRVHTGEKPYTCPQCGKSFIQKVHLIRHIRVHTGEKPYSCPQCGKSFAAASALRVHLRIHTGERPFNCDQCGKKFISSSHLKCHMNIHADKRPHVCSYCGKSFSWVESFRRHEKMHTGEKDHVCLECGKTFATASQLKRHLRVHTGEKPYYCTLCGESFTRASWVGVHMKNHCPKMSQ
- the LOC127495762 gene encoding gastrula zinc finger protein XlCGF8.2DB-like isoform X2; its protein translation is MEVKEESEELNVVEKCEKPQSLSAGGESLNRSRTEENVSGNRSRRTKAKKSFACHHCEKSFEVKKGLNSHIRSHPVETLFTCPQCGRSFTHRNRLKRHLRVHTGEKPYTCPQCGKSFIQKVHLIRHIRVHTGEKPYSCPQCGKSFAAASALRVHLRIHTGERPFNCDQCGKKFISSSHLKCHMNIHADKRPHVCSYCGKSFSWVESFRRHEKMHTGEKDHVCLECGKTFATASQLKRHLRVHTGEKPYYCTLCGESFTRASWVGVHMKNHCPKMSQ